From Clarias gariepinus isolate MV-2021 ecotype Netherlands chromosome 2, CGAR_prim_01v2, whole genome shotgun sequence, one genomic window encodes:
- the spty2d1 gene encoding protein SPT2 homolog isoform X1 encodes MDFHSVLSIASQNQGLSNLPKRYSLKPGPPKKDPRVKGVNSSAVQAYLRKQETEHKKKELEKKRQKDDLLAKRVELKSDRKARAMASRTKDNFHGYNGVPIVEQPKKRKGNDETFEDEPESNSAYDDEDNYEYAETDSESEPEPTTPAVRFQERSNGSTKMSNTQKKNSAPPKAAPPPMNFADLLKLAEKKQFEPVELKQVKKTEERLRTADEIKELEIERKAKKQDKGRDIKPDKGSGYKDSKSSTNSHKKNVIDREGTSHRSSSEKASSGISKTPKLHTQAERLHSSAKSSHGSKPSSSSSGALSGKAAMKGTSALVKQTGHRPQSGGKPNTPSDLNSKKVYPGLPQVKINSSGSRADAVSNSSRPSGHGQLREIKGSGHTRPSQGNTNKKGPPQKPGKAEMPRSVGPPPPRPGINGPMRSAHTGSLRQAESQQPRPGGSMQGRPVPGGVKPSANGQGKPSRPLNSTGPGPGRPPCTVVSETISSKNFAPKQGMPARPPAPQGPKTIIGPTGHRIIARPPGPALPPITSNYKRMHEDEEEYDSEMDDFIDDEGEEQDEISKHIREIFGYDRKKYKDESDYALKFMESSWKDQQKEEARSLRLGIKEDEEEMRMEEEEMKRKLAMKAKRRKT; translated from the exons ATGGATTTCCACAGCGTGCTCTCCATCGCGTCTCAAAACCAAGGCCTGAGCAACTTACCG AAGAGGTACAGCTTAAAACCTGGCCCCCCGAAAAAAGACCCAAGAGTCAAAGGTGTCAATTCCTCTGCAGTGCAAGCATACTTGAGAAAGCAGGAGACAGAACATAAAAAGAAAG AACTggagaaaaaaaggcagaaggaTGATCTCCTGGCTAAGAGAGTGGAATTGAAATCCGACCGAAAGGCACGTGCAATGGCGTCTCGCACCAAGGACAACTTCCACGGCTACAATGGCGTACCCATTGTAGAGCAGCcgaagaaaaggaaaggcaacgATGAAACGTTCGAGGATGAACCAGAAAGCAACAGTGCTTATGATGATGAGGACAATTATGAATATGCAGAAACAGACTCTGAATCTGAACCGGAACCCACCACACCCGCAGTCAGGTTTCAGGAACGCAGTAATGGTTCGACCAAAATGAgcaacacacagaaaaaaaatagtgctCCACCCAAGGCTGCTCCTCCACCTATGAATTTTGCAGATCTCCTAAAGCTCGCTGAGAAAAAACAGTTTGAACCTGTCGAGTTGAAACAagtaaagaaaactgaagagaGGCTTCGCACTGCGGATGAAATCAAGGAGTTAGAAATTGAGCGTAAAGCTAAGAAACAAGATAAAGGAAGAGACATTAAGCCAGATAAAGGTTCAGGGTACAAGGATAGTAAATCCAGCACGAATTCTCACAAGAAAAATGTTATTGACAGGGAAGGCACATCGCACAGGTCATCAAGTGAGAAAGCCTCCAGTGGAATTAGCAAAACGCCAAAGCTGCACACACAGGCTGAGCGACTGCACAGTTCTGCCAAATCATCTCATGGATCTAAACCTAGCTCTAGCTCCTCAGGTGCCTTAAGCGGTAAAGCTGCCATGAAGGGAACTTCAGCTTTAGTCAAGCAAACAGGGCACAGGCCCCAGTCTGGTGGAAAGCCAAACACCCCAAGTGACCTTAACTCTAAGAAAGTCTATCCAGGACTACctcaagttaaaataaatagttctgGGAGTCGAGCTGATGCTGTTTCAAACTCGTCTAGACCGTCAGGTCATGGCCAGTTAAGGGAGATTAAGGGATCTGGGCACACCAGACCTAGTCAGGGTAACACAAACAAGAAAGGACCACCTCAAAAGCCGGGAAAGGCAGAGATGCCACGATCTGTTGGCCCCCCTCCTCCCCGACCAGGTATCAATGGACCTATGAGATCTGCACATACTGGTTCCTTAAGACAAGCAGAATCCCAGCAGCCAAGACCCGGAGGCAGCATGCAAGGACGTCCTGTTCCTGGAGGGGTAAAACCCTCTGCGAATGGACAAGGCAAACCTAGCAGACCATTAAACAGTACAGGACCAGGTCCTGGAAGGCCGCCATGTACTGTTGTATCTGAGACTATTTCATCAAAGAACTTTGCTCCTAAACAAGGAATGCCTGCCAGGCCTCCAGCACCTCAGGGGCCGAAAACAATCATAGGACCAACAGGTCATAGAATTATCGCTAGACCACCTG gaCCAGCGCTACCACCAATAACATCAAACTACAAACGCATGCATGAGGATGAAGAGGAGTATGACTCTGAGATGGATGACTTCATTGATGATGAGGGAGAAGAACAGGATGAAATTTCAAAACATATCCGAGAGATCTTCGGCTATGATCGGAAAAA ATACAAAGATGAAAGTGACTATGCATTAAAGTTTATGGAGAGCAGTTGGAAAGATCAGCAGAAGGAGGAGGCGCGAAG TTTGCGCTTGGGTATcaaagaagatgaagaagaaatgCGTATGGAGGAGGAAGAGATGAAAAGAAAACTAGCGATGAAAGCAAAACGCAGAAAGACTTGA
- the LOC128509735 gene encoding lysoplasmalogenase-like protein TMEM86A: MVSPVTVVKSEGPKLVPFFKATCVYFVLWLPTSSPSWFSALIKCLPIFCLWVFLLAHGISFLGAHSSARKILAGLIFSALGDAFLIWQEQGYFSHGLLMFAITHILYSSAFGMKPLNLRAGLVIGTISGLCYSLLYPYLSGPFTYLVAVYIALIGFMGWRAIAGVQLTNDLWTWTKLSACLGAVLFMVSDLTIAVNKFCFPVPHSRAIIMATYYAAQMLIALSAVECQDADVARKKVVCSTAGFVWYLTS; the protein is encoded by the exons ATGGTTTCACCTGTTACTGTG GTAAAAAGTGAAGGCCCGAAACTGGTGCCCTTCTTCAAAGCCACCTGTGTCTATTTTGTCCTGTGGCTGCCCACCTCCAGCCCATCCTGGTTCAGTGCCCTTATTAAATGTTTGCCGATTTTCTGTCTCTGGGTCTTCCTGCTGGCTCATGGCATCAGCTTTTTAGGAGCCCACTCAAGTGCTAGAAAGATCCTCGCAGGACTCATATTCTCAGCTCTCGGCGATGCCTTTCTGATCTGGCAGGAGCAAGGTTACTTCAGTCATG GGCTGCTGATGTTTGCCATTACACACATCTTGTATTCATCTGCTTTTGGGATGAAACCACTGAACCTTCGAGCAGGCCTGGTCATCGGCACTATCTCAGGCCTTTGCTATAGCCTTCTCTACCCTTATCTTTCCGGCCCCTTCACCTACCTGGTGGCCGTCTACATCGCTCTGATAGGCTTCATGGGCTGGAGGGCGATCGCTGGTGTTCAGCTGACCAACGACCTGTGGACATGGACCAAGCTGTCAGCTTGCTTAGGAGCTGTTCTCTTCATGGTGTCAGATCTCACCATTGCCGTGAACAAATTTTGCTTCCCTGTGCCGCACTCCCGTGCCATCATCATGGCTACGTACTATGCGGCACAGATGCTAATCGCCCTTTCGGCCGTGGAGTGCCAGGATGCTGACGTAGCCAGGAAAAAAGT TGTTTGCTCTACTGCTGGTTTTGTTTGGTACCTGACCTCTTGA
- the spty2d1 gene encoding protein SPT2 homolog isoform X2 → MDFHSVLSIASQNQGLSNLPKRYSLKPGPPKKDPRVKGVNSSAVQAYLRKQETEHKKKELEKKRQKDDLLAKRVELKSDRKARAMASRTKDNFHGYNGVPIVEQPKKRKGNDETFEDEPESNSAYDDEDNYEYAETDSESEPEPTTPAVRFQERSNGSTKMSNTQKKNSAPPKAAPPPMNFADLLKLAEKKQFEPVELKQVKKTEERLRTADEIKELEIERKAKKQDKGRDIKPDKGSGYKDSKSSTNSHKKNVIDREGTSHRSSSEKASSGISKTPKLHTQAERLHSSAKSSHGSKPSSSSSGALSGKAAMKGTSALVKQTGHRPQSGGKPNTPSDLNSKKVYPGLPQVKINSSGSRADAVSNSSRPSGHGQLREIKGSGHTRPSQGNTNKKGPPQKPGKAEMPRSVGPPPPRPGINGPMRSAHTGSLRQAESQQPRPGGSMQGRPVPGGVKPSANGQGKPSRPLNSTGPGPGRPPCTVVSETISSKNFAPKQGMPARPPAPQGPKTIIGPTGHRIIARPPGPALPPITSNYKRMHEDEEEYDSEMDDFIDDEGEEQDEISKHIREIFGYDRKKYKDESDYALKFMESSWKDQQKEEARSLRLAVLEDEEEERRELEEMKHKGKRRKIS, encoded by the exons ATGGATTTCCACAGCGTGCTCTCCATCGCGTCTCAAAACCAAGGCCTGAGCAACTTACCG AAGAGGTACAGCTTAAAACCTGGCCCCCCGAAAAAAGACCCAAGAGTCAAAGGTGTCAATTCCTCTGCAGTGCAAGCATACTTGAGAAAGCAGGAGACAGAACATAAAAAGAAAG AACTggagaaaaaaaggcagaaggaTGATCTCCTGGCTAAGAGAGTGGAATTGAAATCCGACCGAAAGGCACGTGCAATGGCGTCTCGCACCAAGGACAACTTCCACGGCTACAATGGCGTACCCATTGTAGAGCAGCcgaagaaaaggaaaggcaacgATGAAACGTTCGAGGATGAACCAGAAAGCAACAGTGCTTATGATGATGAGGACAATTATGAATATGCAGAAACAGACTCTGAATCTGAACCGGAACCCACCACACCCGCAGTCAGGTTTCAGGAACGCAGTAATGGTTCGACCAAAATGAgcaacacacagaaaaaaaatagtgctCCACCCAAGGCTGCTCCTCCACCTATGAATTTTGCAGATCTCCTAAAGCTCGCTGAGAAAAAACAGTTTGAACCTGTCGAGTTGAAACAagtaaagaaaactgaagagaGGCTTCGCACTGCGGATGAAATCAAGGAGTTAGAAATTGAGCGTAAAGCTAAGAAACAAGATAAAGGAAGAGACATTAAGCCAGATAAAGGTTCAGGGTACAAGGATAGTAAATCCAGCACGAATTCTCACAAGAAAAATGTTATTGACAGGGAAGGCACATCGCACAGGTCATCAAGTGAGAAAGCCTCCAGTGGAATTAGCAAAACGCCAAAGCTGCACACACAGGCTGAGCGACTGCACAGTTCTGCCAAATCATCTCATGGATCTAAACCTAGCTCTAGCTCCTCAGGTGCCTTAAGCGGTAAAGCTGCCATGAAGGGAACTTCAGCTTTAGTCAAGCAAACAGGGCACAGGCCCCAGTCTGGTGGAAAGCCAAACACCCCAAGTGACCTTAACTCTAAGAAAGTCTATCCAGGACTACctcaagttaaaataaatagttctgGGAGTCGAGCTGATGCTGTTTCAAACTCGTCTAGACCGTCAGGTCATGGCCAGTTAAGGGAGATTAAGGGATCTGGGCACACCAGACCTAGTCAGGGTAACACAAACAAGAAAGGACCACCTCAAAAGCCGGGAAAGGCAGAGATGCCACGATCTGTTGGCCCCCCTCCTCCCCGACCAGGTATCAATGGACCTATGAGATCTGCACATACTGGTTCCTTAAGACAAGCAGAATCCCAGCAGCCAAGACCCGGAGGCAGCATGCAAGGACGTCCTGTTCCTGGAGGGGTAAAACCCTCTGCGAATGGACAAGGCAAACCTAGCAGACCATTAAACAGTACAGGACCAGGTCCTGGAAGGCCGCCATGTACTGTTGTATCTGAGACTATTTCATCAAAGAACTTTGCTCCTAAACAAGGAATGCCTGCCAGGCCTCCAGCACCTCAGGGGCCGAAAACAATCATAGGACCAACAGGTCATAGAATTATCGCTAGACCACCTG gaCCAGCGCTACCACCAATAACATCAAACTACAAACGCATGCATGAGGATGAAGAGGAGTATGACTCTGAGATGGATGACTTCATTGATGATGAGGGAGAAGAACAGGATGAAATTTCAAAACATATCCGAGAGATCTTCGGCTATGATCGGAAAAA ATACAAAGATGAAAGTGACTATGCATTAAAGTTTATGGAGAGCAGTTGGAAAGATCAGCAGAAGGAGGAGGCGCGAAG CCTGCGACTGGCTGTGCTCgaggatgaggaggaagagCGCCGAGAGTTGGAAGAAATGAAACACAAGGGGAAGAGGAGAAAAATATCGTGA